The Hypomesus transpacificus isolate Combined female chromosome 3, fHypTra1, whole genome shotgun sequence genome has a window encoding:
- the commd8 gene encoding COMM domain-containing protein 8 isoform X1, whose translation MLNLLVKLPPESCPKLLHRVVDGVCGREPPQMADYGDTWSLDQWLQLLDSLYSLFRLAVGKKISDEEVTALLAGMGNGYRETVMMVLRARQEEIHQALVERTNSVSSATLQDFDWKMKLALSSDKISSLQTPLLDLHLGVQQNGTLKPVYIEMNREELQMLISSLDAANKVVLQLK comes from the exons ATGTTGAATTTACTTGTTAAATTACCTCCTGAATCATGTCCCAAA ctcctgcacaGGGTGGTGGATGGGGTATGCGGACGAGAACCCCCTCAAATGGCTGATTATGGGGACACGTGGAGCCTAGATCAATGGCTTCAGCTCTTGGACTCCCTCTATTCTCTATTTCGACTGGCAGTGGGTAAGAAGATCTCAGATGAAGAG GTTACGGCATTATTGGCAGGCATGGGGAATGGGTACAGGGAAACGGTGATGATGGTGCTAAgggccagacaggaggagaTCCATCAAGCATTAGTGGAGAGGACGAATTCTGTGTCCAGTGCCACTCTCCAAGATTTTGACTGGAAGATGAAG TTGGCTTTATCTAGCGATAAGATTTCCTCTCTTCAGACTCCCCTGCTGGACTTACATTTAGGAGTACAGCAGAACGGAACCCTAAAGCCTGTGTATATAGAGATGAATAGAGAAGAACTACAAATGCTTATCAGCTCACTAGATGCCGCTAATAAG GTGGTGCTGCAATTGAAATGA
- the commd8 gene encoding COMM domain-containing protein 8 isoform X2, translating to MLNLLVKLPPESCPKLLHRVVDGVCGREPPQMADYGDTWSLDQWLQLLDSLYSLFRLAVGKKISDEEVTALLAGMGNGYRETVMMVLRARQEEIHQALVERTNSVSSATLQDFDWKMKLALSSDKISSLQTPLLDLHLGVQQNGTLKPVYIEMNREELQMLISSLDAANKRKSP from the exons ATGTTGAATTTACTTGTTAAATTACCTCCTGAATCATGTCCCAAA ctcctgcacaGGGTGGTGGATGGGGTATGCGGACGAGAACCCCCTCAAATGGCTGATTATGGGGACACGTGGAGCCTAGATCAATGGCTTCAGCTCTTGGACTCCCTCTATTCTCTATTTCGACTGGCAGTGGGTAAGAAGATCTCAGATGAAGAG GTTACGGCATTATTGGCAGGCATGGGGAATGGGTACAGGGAAACGGTGATGATGGTGCTAAgggccagacaggaggagaTCCATCAAGCATTAGTGGAGAGGACGAATTCTGTGTCCAGTGCCACTCTCCAAGATTTTGACTGGAAGATGAAG TTGGCTTTATCTAGCGATAAGATTTCCTCTCTTCAGACTCCCCTGCTGGACTTACATTTAGGAGTACAGCAGAACGGAACCCTAAAGCCTGTGTATATAGAGATGAATAGAGAAGAACTACAAATGCTTATCAGCTCACTAGATGCCGCTAATAAG agaaaatccCCTTGA